A region of Bacteroidota bacterium DNA encodes the following proteins:
- a CDS encoding LysR family transcriptional regulator translates to MEPNKKGKDFKKSRQNMLLRYKIWLSSVSGDGIINETQWELLKAIDQTSSLKTAVEIVGISYRKAWGDLKHTEASLGYPLTEKFRGGKNGGKTILTEKAQKLLEAYSAMQIQFDESVEKAFKEFQKKLSN, encoded by the coding sequence ATGGAGCCAAACAAAAAAGGGAAAGATTTTAAGAAGAGCAGGCAGAATATGCTTTTGCGCTATAAAATCTGGTTGAGTAGTGTTAGTGGAGATGGAATTATCAATGAAACCCAATGGGAACTTCTCAAAGCAATTGACCAGACCTCTTCACTCAAAACAGCAGTTGAAATAGTTGGTATTAGTTACCGTAAAGCATGGGGCGATTTAAAACATACTGAGGCCTCTTTAGGTTATCCGCTGACTGAAAAGTTCAGAGGCGGTAAAAATGGGGGCAAAACAATACTAACTGAAAAGGCTCAAAAATTATTAGAAGCCTATAGCGCCATGCAAATCCAGTTTGACGAATCGGTTGAAAAAGCATTTAAAGAATTTCAGAAGAAATTATCAAATTGA